Proteins encoded by one window of Oreochromis niloticus isolate F11D_XX linkage group LG17, O_niloticus_UMD_NMBU, whole genome shotgun sequence:
- the ccn1 gene encoding CCN family member 1 has product MLMLTVVVAFLGSFNLVLSSSYSSASCPSVCDCPREMPQCAPGVSVVLDGCACCKVCARQLNEDCSLTEPCDHTKGLECNFGASFAAATTRGICRAKSEGRPCEYNSRIYQNGESFQPNCKHQCTCIDGAVGCVPLCPQELSLPNLGCANPRLVKVAGQCCEEWVCDDSKETDIMEKIFGKDLVMKDLEDDLTNRNELISIVKGGLKTLSAYRPQPEVHHMFESQKCIVQTTPWSQCSKSCGTGISTRVTNNNSECKLVRESRICEVRPCTQSPYSSLKKGKRCSRTKRSSQPVKFTYAGCSSLKKYRPRYCGTCVDSRCCSPHDTRTIRVKFHCEDGETFYKNIMMIESCKCTYNCPHANEASYPFYRLSNDIHKFRD; this is encoded by the exons ATGCTGATGCTTACTGTTGTCGTTGCCTTCCTCGGAAGCTTTAACCTG GTCCTCTCGTCCTCCTATTCCTCCGCCTCCTGCCCCTCCGTGTGTGACTGCCCTCGGGAGATGCCCCAGTGCGCACCCGGCGTGAGTGTCGTCCTGGATGGCTGCGCCTGCTGCAAAGTTTGCGCCAGGCAGCTGAACGAGGACTGTAGTCTGACCGAGCCCTGTGACCACACTAAAGGACTGGAGTGTAACTTTGGGGCCAGTTTTGCTGCTGCTACTACTCGTGGCATCTGCCGAG CCAAGTCAGAGGGCAGACCATGTGAGTACAACAGCAGGATCTACCAGAATGGAGAGAGCTTCCAGCCCAACTGCAAACACCAGTGCACATGCATTGATGGGGCAGTTGGATGCGTACCGCTGTGCCCGCAGGAGCTCTCTCTTCCCAACTTGGGCTGTGCCAACCCCAGGCTGGTCAAGGTAGCAGGCCAGTGCTGTGAAGAGTGGGTGTGTGATGACAGCAAGGAGACAGACATCATGGAGAAGATCTTTGGGAAAGACTTGGTGATGAAGGATTTGGAGGATGATCTCACCAACAGGAATGAGCTAATTTCAATTGTCAAGGGAGGACTGAAGACCCTATCAG CATACAGACCACAGCCGGAAGTCCACCACATGTTCGAGAGCCAGAAGTGCATCGTTCAAACCACACCCTGGTCCCAGTGCTCCAAGAGCTGCGGAACTGGCATCTCCACCCGAGtcaccaacaacaacagtgaATGCAAGCTGGTCAGAGAGTCAAGAATCTGTGAAGTGCGGCCATGCACCCAGTCACCTTACTCCAGTCTGAAG AAGGGAAAGAGGTGCAGCAGAACTAAGAGATCGAGCCAGCCGGTGAAGTTCACCTATGCTGGCTGCTCCAGCCTGAAGAAGTACAGACCCAGGTACTGCGGAACCTGCGTGGACAGCCGCTGCTGCAGCCCCCACGACACCAGAACCATCCGCGTCAAGTTCCACTGCGAAGACGGCGAGACCTTCTACAAGAACATCATGATGATCGAGTCCTGCAAGTGCACCTACAACTGTCCCCATGCCAACGAAGCCTCCTATCCCTTCTACCGCCTCTCCAACGACATCCACAAGTTCAGAGACTGA